The Trinickia caryophylli genomic sequence GCGGCTGCGATTGCTGCCCGCTCGTCATCTTCATGAGCGCGACACCGCTGCCGGCCAGCTCTGCACCGGCCTGAACCCAGTAGCGGCTGTCGGTCCAGACGCCAGCGAAGTCGGCCGTCACGACGAGCGTACCCGCCGAGCCGGTGAAGCCCGAAAGCCATTGCCTCGCCTGCCAGCGTGCCGGCAGGTATTCCGAGAGATGAGGATCCGAAGACGGAATGACGTAGGCGGCGAGGCCCTCGCGCGCCATGGCGGCGCGCAGCCGGGCAAGACGTGCGCCAACGGCCTCGTCGAGCGCGGCGGGATCGGAATGTCGGTCGTTCATCGAGTCACCTGGATATTATCGACGGCGAGCAAGGCTCACCGTCACAGCGACGGCGACGAGCGCCACGGCCGCACATACGGGCCACTCGAGCACGTCGCCATCATAGAAGAGCCCCGTCACGCTGCCCGCCATTCTTGCGGCGCCGGCCGCAACGATCCCGACGGGCACCACGAGGAACCAGCGCGCCCGGCTCGCGCGATAAAACGGGTGAAATCGCCAGCCGGCCAAGCCGATCGCCGCGCCGAGGACGACGATGCCTGCCCATCCCATCAGCCGCCCGCCGGCGGCAGCCGCTTCGACAGCGCAAGGGCATCCACGGAAAGCAGGCCGTTCGATTGCATGTTTGATCTCGGTCGAGGTTGGATGGAGGCAAGGGCGAGATGGCCGCCCCGCCGGCTTGGCTCGCCGGCGGCCGCGCACCGCGTCGCAACCCGTGCCAAATGCATGGAACCGTTATAATAACCGGCTGAAATACCCGTGCCGTCCTGTCGACCGGAACGGCTATACAAGTCCCCCGCATATGCAACTGCTTACGATCGGAATCAATCACCACACGGCGCCCGTCGCGTTGCGCGAGCGTGTGGCGTTTCCGCTCGAGCAGGTGAAGCCGGCGCTCGATGCCTTCAAGGCGCTCTGGTCCGGCCGCAGTTCGGTTTCGGCGCCCGAGGCGGCCATTCTCTCGACCTGCAACCGGACCGAGCTCTACTGCGCCACGGAAGACCGGGCCGCGCGCGACGCGGCCATCGCCTGGATGTCGACGTACCACGGGATGGAGGCTTCGGATCTGGCGCCCCATGTCTATGCGCTGCCGCAATCGGAAGCCGTGCGCCACGCCTTTCGCGTCGCGTCGGGCCTCGATTCGATGGTGCTCGGCGAAACGCAAATCCTCGGACAAATGAAAAATGCCGTGCGAACCGCCTCGGAGGCAGGCGCGCTCGGCACCTATCTGAACCAGCTTTTCCAGCGTACGTTCTCCGTCGCCAAGGAAGTGCGCGGCACGACGGCGGTGGGCGCGCAATCCGTCTCGATGGCCGCCGCCGCCGTCCGGCTGGCGCAGCGCATCTTCGACAAAGTCTCGAACCAGCGCGTGCTCTTCATCGGCGCGGGCGAAATGATCGAGCTGTGCGCAACCCACTTCGCGGCGCAGGAACCGCGCGAGCTCGTGGTGGCGAACCGCACGGCCGAGCGCGGCGCCCGGCTCGCGGAGCGCTTCGGCGGCCACTCGATGCCGCTCGCGGAACTGCCCACGCGCATGCACGAGTTCGACATCATCGTGTCGTGCACGGCTTCGACGCTGCCGATCATCGGGCTTGGCGCCGTCGAGCGTGCGGTCAAGGCGCGCCGGCATCGGCCGATCTTCATGGTCGATCTGGCCGTGCCGCGCGACATCGAGCCGGAAGTGGCCGAGTTGCGGGACGTGTTTCTCTATACGGTCGACGATCTCGGCGCGATCGTGCGCGAAGGGAATGCCTCGCGCCAGGCCGCCGTGGCACAGGCCGAGGCCATCATCGAGACGCGCGTGCAGAATTTCATGCAATGGCTCGATGCGCGCAGCGTCGTTCCCGTGATTCGCCACATGCACATGCAAGCCGATGCGCTGCGCCGCGCGGAGCTGGACCGCGCGCTGAAGATGCTCGCGCGCGGCGACGATCCGGCCGCCGTGCTCGAAGCCATGTCGCAGTCGCTCACCAACAAGCTGGTCCACGGCCCCACGCACGCCCTGAACCGCGCGAACAGCGAAGACCGCTCGACGCTCGTCGACCTGCTCGGCGGCGTCTATCGGCACGCCAAGCCGGCCGCCCCGTCCGAATCCTCCGAATCCTCCGATCCCTCCGATCATTAGCGCCGCCCCAGCGCGGCGAAACGCCGCATGCCGCTGCGAAGGCGGCTTCGTCAGACCTCTGTTTCCATCTTCTTCCGGGAGCCTCGCTCCGCACCATGAAAACGAGCATGCAACAAAAGCTCGACCAGCTGACGACACGGCTGGCCGAACTCAACGACCTGCTGAGCCGAGGCGACGTCACGGCCAACATCGATCAATACCGCAAGCTCACGCGCGAACACGCCGAAATCGGCCCCGTGGTCGAGCACTACGCGCAATGGCGCCAGGCGCGCTCCGATGCCGCGACGGCGCAGGAACTGCTGTCGGATCCCTCGATGCGCGAATTCGCGGATGAGGAAGTGCGTGCCTCGCGTGATCGGATGACCCGGCTCGAATCGGAACTGCGGATGATGCTGCTGCCCAAGGACCCGAACGACGAACGCAACATCTTCCTCGAAATCCGCGCCGGCACCGGCGGCGACGAATCGGCGCTCTTCGCGGGCGACCTGCTGCGTATGTATTTGCGTTACGCCGAACGGCAACGGTGGCAAGTCGAGATGATTTCGGAGAGCGCCTCCGATCTCGGGGGCTACAAGGAAGTCATCGTGCGCATCGCGGGCCAGGGCGCCTACTCCAAGCTCAAGTTCGAATCGGGCGGGCATCGCGTGCAGCGCGTGCCGGCCACCGAGACGCAGGGCCGTATCCACACCTCCGCCTGCACCGTGGCCGTCATGCCCGAAGCCGATGAAATCGGCGAAGTCGAGATCAATCCGGCGGATCTGCGGATCGACACGTTTCGGGCCTCGGGCGCCGGCGGGCAGCACATCAACAAGACCGACTCGGCCGTGCGCGTCACGCACCTGCCCACGGGCATAGTCGTCGAATGCCAGGACGACCGTTCGCAGCACAAGAACAAGGATCGCGCCCTGAAGGTGCTCGCGGCGCGCATCAAGGACAAGCAGTATCACGAGCAGCACGCCAAAGAGGCGGCCACGCGCAAGAGCCTCATCGGCTCGGGCGACCGGTCCGAGCGGATCCGGACCTACAATTTCCCGCAGGGGCGACTGACCGACCACCGGATCAATCTCACGCTCTACAAGCTCGAAACGATCATGGACGGCGAGCTCGACGAGCTCATCGCCGCGCTCGTGAGCGAGCATCAGGCCGAGCAGCTTGCCTCGCTCGGCGATGCGGACTGAGCGGAGCGCCGCACCGGGCGCACATAGCGGAAACCCATCCGAATCATGAGCCGTGAATCCTCACCACAGCGCCCGGGCACAGCGGGCGCGGGCGGCGCACCGGCCTGCACGTGCGCGACGTTGTTGCGCGCCTCGCCGCTGCCCGCGCTCGAAACGCGCATCCTGCTCGCCCATGCGCTCGGCTGGCGGCGCACCGAACTGATCACCCGTGCCGACGAGCCGCTCGACCCCGGCGCCCTCGCCCGCTATCGCGCGCTCGAGGCGCGCCGCGCCGCAGGCGTGCCGATCGCGCAGATCGTGGGTACGCGCGAATTCTTCGGGCTCGCGTTCGAAGTCGATGCAAACGTGCTGATTCCGCGGCCCGAGACGGAGCTGCTCGTCGAAACGGCACTGGCGGCGCTCGAAGGGCGCGCAGGGCCCCAGGTACTCGATCTCGGAACCGGCAGCGGCGCCATTGCGGTCGCCATCGCCGCGGCACGCCCCGATGCGCGCGTGACAGCGGCGGACCGCTCCCCGGAAGCGCTCGCGGTGGCCGCGCGCAATGCGCAGCGGCTGCTCGATCCGGCCCGGCCCGGCGGCCCCGTGCGGTTCCTGCAAAGCGACTGGTACACGGCGCTCGACCCCGCCTCGCGCTTCGATCTCATCGTCAGCAATCCGCCCTATATTGCGTCGGGGGATCCGCATCTCGACACGGGCGACCTGCGCTTCGAGCCGCGCGGCGCCCTGACGGACGAAGCGGACGGTCTGTCGGCAATCCGCACGATCCTAGGTCAGGCGCGCGCCTTTGTCGCGCCCGGCGGCAGCGTCTGGATCGAGCACGGCTACGATCAGGCCGAGGCTGTCCGCGCCCTCTTCAGGGCGCAGGGCTTCGCGGGCGTGCACTCGCTCGCCGATCTTGCCGGCATCGAACGGGCAACGGGCGGCGCGGCGTAAAAACGCCGTCGACACGCGGCGGACAACCCCTCCCGCGCCAGGGCGGCGAGCGCCGTCTGGCCGGGAAATCCGCTATTATTTCGCTCTGTCTTCCCCACATTCCGTGCCTGTCACGGATTCAAGGCCAGTCATGGATACTCAACAACGCATCAAGCAAATCGTCGACGAAAACACCATCGTCCTGTTCATGAAGGGCAACGCGCAGTTTCCGATGTGCGGCTTCTCGGGGCGCGCCATCCAGATTCTGAACGCATGCGGCGTCAAGGAATTCAAGACCGTCAACGTCCTCGAAGACGACGAAATCCGCCAGGGCATCAAGGAATTCTCCAACTGGCCGACGATCCCGCAGCTTTACGTGAAAGGCGAATTCATCGGCGGCTCGGACATCATGATGGAGATGTACCAGTCGGGCGAGCTGCAACCCATCGTCACGGCAGC encodes the following:
- the hemA gene encoding glutamyl-tRNA reductase, whose protein sequence is MQLLTIGINHHTAPVALRERVAFPLEQVKPALDAFKALWSGRSSVSAPEAAILSTCNRTELYCATEDRAARDAAIAWMSTYHGMEASDLAPHVYALPQSEAVRHAFRVASGLDSMVLGETQILGQMKNAVRTASEAGALGTYLNQLFQRTFSVAKEVRGTTAVGAQSVSMAAAAVRLAQRIFDKVSNQRVLFIGAGEMIELCATHFAAQEPRELVVANRTAERGARLAERFGGHSMPLAELPTRMHEFDIIVSCTASTLPIIGLGAVERAVKARRHRPIFMVDLAVPRDIEPEVAELRDVFLYTVDDLGAIVREGNASRQAAVAQAEAIIETRVQNFMQWLDARSVVPVIRHMHMQADALRRAELDRALKMLARGDDPAAVLEAMSQSLTNKLVHGPTHALNRANSEDRSTLVDLLGGVYRHAKPAAPSESSESSDPSDH
- the prfA gene encoding peptide chain release factor 1, which produces MKTSMQQKLDQLTTRLAELNDLLSRGDVTANIDQYRKLTREHAEIGPVVEHYAQWRQARSDAATAQELLSDPSMREFADEEVRASRDRMTRLESELRMMLLPKDPNDERNIFLEIRAGTGGDESALFAGDLLRMYLRYAERQRWQVEMISESASDLGGYKEVIVRIAGQGAYSKLKFESGGHRVQRVPATETQGRIHTSACTVAVMPEADEIGEVEINPADLRIDTFRASGAGGQHINKTDSAVRVTHLPTGIVVECQDDRSQHKNKDRALKVLAARIKDKQYHEQHAKEAATRKSLIGSGDRSERIRTYNFPQGRLTDHRINLTLYKLETIMDGELDELIAALVSEHQAEQLASLGDAD
- the prmC gene encoding peptide chain release factor N(5)-glutamine methyltransferase; this encodes MSRESSPQRPGTAGAGGAPACTCATLLRASPLPALETRILLAHALGWRRTELITRADEPLDPGALARYRALEARRAAGVPIAQIVGTREFFGLAFEVDANVLIPRPETELLVETALAALEGRAGPQVLDLGTGSGAIAVAIAAARPDARVTAADRSPEALAVAARNAQRLLDPARPGGPVRFLQSDWYTALDPASRFDLIVSNPPYIASGDPHLDTGDLRFEPRGALTDEADGLSAIRTILGQARAFVAPGGSVWIEHGYDQAEAVRALFRAQGFAGVHSLADLAGIERATGGAA
- the grxD gene encoding Grx4 family monothiol glutaredoxin, translated to MDTQQRIKQIVDENTIVLFMKGNAQFPMCGFSGRAIQILNACGVKEFKTVNVLEDDEIRQGIKEFSNWPTIPQLYVKGEFIGGSDIMMEMYQSGELQPIVTAAA